TTCGCACAGGGTGTAGAGGCGGTAGGCCAGTTGGCGGATGGCGTCGGAATGCTGGCGCACGGCGGCCAGAAGTCTGCCGGCCTGACCTTCGCCGTGGTGGCGCAGGACGCGGATCATCTGGTGCAGGGCTTCCCAGACCGGCAGGCGTTCATCCTTGGCCGGGTTCCAGTCCGCCGGATACTCGGCCCAGCGGTACAGGCGCACCTTGCCGCCGCCGCTTTCGAGCACGCCGGCCTCGCGGATGCCGTCCACGCTGGTGCCCTTGGCGCGGGACAGGGTGTCGGCCTGGCCGAACTCGCCCGGATTCCAGCCGTATTGCTCGAACCAGTGCAGGCAGAATTGCGTGTCGTGGTCGAAATCGTCTTCGGCCAAGAAGCGGTTGATGAGCTGCAAGGCCGTGCGCACGGTCATGGGGGAGCCGTCGGCTTCGAGCACGGCGGCATATTTGCTGAAGATGGCCATGCCGGGGCCGATGATGGCCTGGGACAAATCCACCGGAGCCACCGGAGAATCCGCACCCGTGCCGCGCGTCATCTCGTCCAGGGCCTCGGGGAGCACCGCGTTCAGTTCGCGGATGAATTCGCGGCGGGAAATGGTCAGAGCATCGGCTGGGCGTTTGCGGCAGACCAGGACGATGGATGAGGCTAGAGCGTTGAGGTTGGCTTTTAGTTTATTCGCAGATTCCGTTCTGACAGGCCACGTTCCAGTTAGGGCAAAACCTGCCCGAATAAGGGCCTCTAAGAAAGTATCCCAACCTGTGTTAGTTGTTCCTTTAGTTGAATCTGTTTCTGCCTGCTTAAAGGCGTAGTAAATGGTCACGGGAAAGGCCGGATGAGCCTGTTCGGCCAGATTACGGATGGCCTTGGTCATGCCGTCCAGAAAAAAGGCTTCGGCCTC
This DNA window, taken from Deltaproteobacteria bacterium, encodes the following:
- a CDS encoding DUF1156 domain-containing protein encodes the protein DDGQGLDAGGTGAAAYADAVAVYLGFLVDQQSNQSSTICGWNNINQQMIVTFSRQAIPMVWDYAECNVFSKSSGSLFNLMERQVKGIEATAASSNGFARQADAQSQTISSSKIVSTDPPYYDNIGYADLSDYFYVWLRRSLKPIFPGLYATVAVPKAEELVATPYRHGGKAEAEAFFLDGMTKAIRNLAEQAHPAFPVTIYYAFKQAETDSTKGTTNTGWDTFLEALIRAGFALTGTWPVRTESANKLKANLNALASSIVLVCRKRPADALTISRREFIRELNAVLPEALDEMTRGTGADSPVAPVDLSQAIIGPGMAIFSKYAAVLEADGSPMTVRTALQLINRFLAEDDFDHDTQFCLHWFEQYGWNPGEFGQADTLSRAKGTSVDGIREAGVLESGGGKVRLYRWAEYPADWNPAKDERLPVWEALHQMIRVLRHHGEGQAGRLLAAVRQHSDAIRQLAYRLYTLCERKGWAEDARAYNELITSWDNIDKAASKTTGERQRNLPGL